In Erythrolamprus reginae isolate rEryReg1 chromosome 10, rEryReg1.hap1, whole genome shotgun sequence, one DNA window encodes the following:
- the HDDC3 gene encoding LOW QUALITY PROTEIN: guanosine-3',5'-bis(diphosphate) 3'-pyrophosphohydrolase MESH1 (The sequence of the model RefSeq protein was modified relative to this genomic sequence to represent the inferred CDS: deleted 1 base in 1 codon), with protein sequence MSGGNEIARLLDAVDFAARKHSAQRRKDPERTPYINHPIGVAQILAQEAGVTDVAVLQAALLHDTVEDTDTTFGELEQHFGPEVRGLVEELTDDKALPQAERKRLQVERAAGLSAGARLVALADKLYNLRDLERRPPVGWSEKRVHEYFAWAARVAEALRGTCPALEEPLWGMLAARGGAP encoded by the exons ATGAGCGGCGGCAACGAGATAGCGCGGCTGCTGGACGCCGTCGACTTCGCGGCCCGCAAGCACTCGGCGCAGCGGCGCAAGGACCCCGAGCGAACGCCCTACATCAACCACCCAATCG GGGTGGCGCAGATCCTGGCGCAGGAGGCCGGCGTGACCGACGTGGCGGTGCTGCAG GCCGCCCTGCTGCACGACACGGTGGAGGACACGGACACCACCTTCGGAGAACTGGAGCAGCACTTCGGGCCGGAGGTGCGGGGCCTGGTAGAGGAGCTGACCGACGATAAGGCGCTACCTCAGGCCGAGCGGAAGCGGCTGCAGGTGGAGCGGGCGGCGGGGCTGAGCGCG GGCGCGCGGCTAGTGGCGCTGGCCGACAAGCTGTACAACCTGCGCGACCTGGAGCGGCGCCCGCCCGTGGGCTGGTCCGAGAAGCGCGTGCACGAGTACTTCGCCTGGGCTGCGCGCGTGGCCGAGGCTCTGCGCGGGACCTGCCCAGCGCTAGAGGAGCCCCTGTGGGGCATGCTGGCTGCTAGGGGCGGGGCGCCCTAG
- the VPS33B gene encoding LOW QUALITY PROTEIN: vacuolar protein sorting-associated protein 33B (The sequence of the model RefSeq protein was modified relative to this genomic sequence to represent the inferred CDS: deleted 1 base in 1 codon) yields the protein MASRDPPDLPDFGLLKRLARDQLVYLLEQLPGKKDLFLEPDLMSPLDRIANVSILKQHDVHKLYKLEKKPARSSSDQLCFLLRPRLASVRLVAEMINADKVAGRARRYKIIFSPQKFYACELVLEEEGIYGDVTWDEWSFSLLPLDNDIISMELPEFFRDYFLEADQRWINTVAQALQLMNSLYGPFTETYGIGRCAKMVHELWRDLVEESEEANVDRKPEIGQVFLIDRGKKYFPPSDLTIFLVSADIGACESIMKKKTRQDFQELLKTEHALLEGFDIRESISFIEEHIDRQVTPIESLRILCLLSITENGLSPKDYRSLKTQYLQSYGPEHLLTFHNLKHLGLLTEQVSGETLTAMENKVSKLVTDKAAEKLSDAFSSLARKNNFRAISKKLGLIPRGSGDYDLKVPLDMAYVFSGAYVPLSCKIMEQVLERRSWLGLEEVAKLLGGHEFVTAAEEPRPPASQQVILAVFLGGCTFSEVAALRFLGRERGLRFIILTTAITNSARLLESTMETRM from the exons ATGGCCTCCCGCGACCCGCCCGACCTGCCGGACTTCGGCCTGCTGAAGCGCCTGGCGCGGGACCAGCTGGTCTACCTCCTGGAGCAG CTGCCCGGCAAGAAGGACCTCTTCCTGGAGCCCGACCTGATGAGCCCGCTGGACCGCATCGCCAACGTCTCCATCTTAAAG CAGCATGACGTGCACAAGCTCTACAAGCTGGAGAAGAAACCAGCGCGCAGCTCCAGTGACCA GTTATGCTTCCTGCTCCGTCCCCGCCTTGCGAGTGTCCGGCTGGTGGCGG AAATGATCAACGCCGACAAAGTGGCGGGCCGGGCACGCAGGTATAAGATCATCTTCAGCCCGCAGAAG TTCTACGCATGTGAGCTGGTGTTGGAGGAGGAAGGGATCTATGGTG ATGTGACCTGGGACGAGTggtccttctccctcctccctctggaTAATGACATCATCAGCATGGAGCTGCCCGAATTCTTCCGAGATTATTTTCTG GAAGCAGACCAGCGGTGGATCAATACGGTTGCCCAGGCTTTGCAGCTGATGAACTCTCTCTACGGCCCGTTCACTGAGACTTATGGAATTGGGCGTTGTGCCAAG ATGGTCCATGAGCTTTGGCGTGACCTAGTGGAAGAGAGCGAGGAAGCCAATGTGGATCGGAAGCCAGAGATTGGCCAGGTCTTCCTTATAGACAGAGGTAA GAAATATTTCCCCCCTTCTGACTTGACCATCTTCCTCGTATCTGCAGATATTGGGGCCTGTGAGTCCAttatgaag aaaaaaaccaggcaAGATTTCCAGGAACTGTTGAAGACAGAACATG CCCTTCTGGAAGGGTTTGATATCCGGGAGAGCATCAGTTTCATTGAAGAGCACATTGACCGGCAG GTCACTCCGATTGAGAGTCTGAGGATATTGTGCCTGTTGTCAATCACGGAAAACG GACTTTCTCCCAAGGACTACCGCTCCCTGAAAACCCAGTACCTGCAG AGTTATGGGCCAGAGCACCTGCTGACTTTCCATAACCTGAAGCACTTGGGGCTCTTGACGGAGCAGGTGTCCGGGGAGACTCTGACCGCTATGGAGAACAAAGTCAGCAAGCTGGTGACGGACAAAGCAGCCG agaagctcTCGGACGCCTTCAGCTCCCTGGCCAGGAAGAACAATTTCCGAGCTATCAGCAAGAAGCTGGGCCTG ATCCCACGGGGGAGTGGAGACTACGACCTGAAGGTGCCCCTGGACATGGCCTACGTCTTCAGCGGTGCCTACGTGCCCCTCAGCTGCAAGATCATGGAGCAG GTGCTGGAGCGGaggagctggctgggcctggaagAGGTGGCGAAGCTGCTCGGGGGCCACGAATTTGTCACAG CTGCAGAAGAGCCTCGGCCTCCAGCCTCCCAGCAGGTCATCCTGGCAGTCTTCTTGGGAGGCTGCACCTTCTCGGAAGTGGCTGCTCTCCGCTTCCTTGGCAGAGAAAGAG GGCTCCGGTTCATAATCCTGACCACGGCCATCACCAACAGTGCTCGCCTGCTGGAATCCACCATGGAGACGAGGATGTGA